One segment of Pseudobythopirellula maris DNA contains the following:
- a CDS encoding ImmA/IrrE family metallo-endopeptidase yields MLSELTHEEHSAALDRCAEDLLWEAAVDAPPVDAFRLARRLGIVVTGDASLAGRARRVGYRRPTTAGRFAAPLAGAIALANEARPERRQWAVAHEVGEHVAHRVFDLLGVDPREASPTARESTANGLAGRLLLPRRWFLEAAAHSGADLLAIKAVFTTASHELVARRLLECWPEPLVVTVFDNDGVTWRRSNATLGPPELSAAELVCQREARLTGEPFACEDRTNASAGGCARCWPLHEPGWRREILVTELSGAFQFGAR; encoded by the coding sequence ATGTTGTCCGAGCTCACGCACGAGGAGCACTCCGCGGCGCTCGACCGCTGTGCCGAAGACCTGCTATGGGAGGCGGCGGTCGACGCCCCACCGGTCGACGCCTTCCGGCTAGCCAGGCGGCTGGGCATTGTGGTGACGGGCGACGCGTCGTTGGCCGGCCGGGCGCGACGCGTCGGCTACCGCCGTCCAACAACGGCGGGGCGTTTCGCGGCGCCGCTGGCCGGCGCGATCGCCCTGGCCAACGAGGCGCGGCCCGAGCGGCGGCAGTGGGCCGTGGCCCACGAGGTCGGCGAGCACGTCGCGCACCGGGTGTTCGACCTGCTGGGGGTCGACCCGCGCGAGGCGTCGCCCACCGCACGCGAGTCGACCGCCAATGGCCTGGCCGGTCGGCTGCTGCTGCCGCGCCGGTGGTTCCTTGAGGCGGCCGCCCACAGCGGCGCCGACCTGCTGGCAATCAAGGCGGTCTTCACGACCGCGAGCCACGAGCTCGTCGCCCGCCGGCTGCTGGAGTGCTGGCCGGAGCCGCTCGTCGTGACGGTGTTCGACAACGACGGCGTGACGTGGCGGCGCTCGAACGCCACGCTCGGCCCGCCCGAGCTGTCGGCCGCCGAGCTGGTCTGCCAGCGCGAGGCGCGGCTCACCGGCGAGCCGTTTGCCTGCGAGGACCGCACGAACGCCTCCGCCGGCGGCTGCGCCCGCTGCTGGCCGTTGCACGAGCCGGGGTGGCGAAGGGAGATCCTGGTGACCGAGCTGAGCGGCGCCTTTCAGTTCGGAGCGCGGTAG
- the rlmKL gene encoding bifunctional 23S rRNA (guanine(2069)-N(7))-methyltransferase RlmK/23S rRNA (guanine(2445)-N(2))-methyltransferase RlmL: MQPYELIATVAFGLEAVVVRELAALGYEAKPIQPGRVLFHGDAAAIAEANLWLRTAERVLVRLAAFEATDFGQLFDGVRELPWEEWVPADGAFPVKGRSVKSQLSSVPACQKIVKKAAVEAMREAHGVEELPETGAEHQIEIALLKNQATVTLDTTGAGLHKRGYRPGYGVAPLRETLAAGVVQLSFWRPGRPFWDPFCGAGTVAIEAAMLGRQIAPGLNRPFAAEAWPAVGEAPFRAAREAAERRRLPPLTERILATDADEGALKLARQNAVAAGVEEDIHFQQRDFSDLSSKRDYGVLVTNPPYGERLGEREEIERLYRTIPDVLRRLKTWSHSVLTARLDFEELVGQKADRRRKLYNGRIECTLFQYHGPKPPKKRVEADEAPAAELGQPPASEPSANDAQAIGAVETTDLPAKAPAKKPFAPQPKEQAFGGLRDDAGRQAEDFANRLRKLARHLRKWPTKRGITCYRLYDRDVPEIPLAVDRYEDALHIAEYERPHDRTPAEHADWLDHMVRTAADALETPRELVYLKRRARQRGDDQYTKFAERGVVKLVGEAGLRFRVNLSDYLDTGLFLDHRVTRGMVRDAADGKRFLNLFGYTGSFTTYAAAGGATETTTVDLSQNYLDWGQENLRLNKLTGPQHKFVREDGRAFVESLPEEPLYDLAVVDPPTFSNSKRLDDDWDVQQHAAPLLSSLARRMAPGGVIYFSTNFRRFKLYEDALGGLSAHEISRQTVPEDFRNKRIHRCWVLRKQDSQ, translated from the coding sequence ATGCAGCCCTACGAATTGATCGCCACGGTCGCCTTCGGGCTCGAAGCCGTGGTGGTGCGCGAACTCGCCGCCCTTGGCTACGAAGCCAAGCCGATCCAGCCCGGCCGGGTGCTGTTCCACGGCGACGCCGCCGCGATCGCCGAGGCGAACCTCTGGCTGCGCACCGCGGAGCGGGTGCTGGTCCGCTTGGCCGCGTTCGAAGCGACCGACTTCGGTCAGCTGTTCGACGGCGTCCGCGAATTGCCGTGGGAAGAGTGGGTCCCTGCGGACGGGGCGTTCCCGGTCAAAGGCCGCAGCGTCAAGTCGCAGCTCTCGAGCGTGCCGGCCTGCCAGAAGATCGTGAAGAAGGCCGCGGTCGAGGCGATGCGCGAGGCGCACGGCGTTGAGGAATTGCCCGAGACCGGCGCCGAGCACCAGATCGAGATCGCGCTCTTGAAGAACCAAGCGACCGTAACGCTCGACACGACCGGCGCCGGGCTGCACAAACGCGGTTACCGGCCGGGCTACGGCGTGGCGCCGCTGCGCGAGACACTGGCCGCCGGCGTGGTCCAGCTCAGCTTCTGGCGCCCCGGTCGGCCGTTCTGGGACCCGTTCTGCGGGGCCGGCACGGTGGCGATCGAGGCGGCGATGCTCGGCCGGCAGATCGCCCCGGGGCTCAACCGCCCGTTCGCCGCCGAGGCGTGGCCCGCGGTGGGCGAGGCGCCGTTCCGCGCGGCGCGCGAAGCGGCCGAGCGCCGCCGGCTGCCGCCGCTCACCGAGCGGATCCTCGCCACCGACGCCGACGAGGGGGCGCTCAAGCTCGCTAGGCAGAACGCCGTCGCCGCCGGCGTGGAAGAGGACATCCACTTCCAGCAGCGCGACTTTTCGGACTTGTCGTCCAAACGCGACTACGGCGTGCTGGTCACCAACCCGCCTTACGGCGAACGGCTCGGCGAGCGCGAAGAGATCGAGCGGCTCTACCGCACCATTCCCGACGTGCTGCGGCGCCTCAAGACGTGGTCGCACTCGGTGCTGACGGCGCGGCTCGACTTCGAGGAACTGGTGGGCCAAAAGGCCGACCGCCGTCGCAAGCTCTACAACGGCCGCATCGAATGCACGCTGTTCCAGTACCACGGCCCGAAGCCGCCGAAGAAGCGGGTTGAAGCCGACGAAGCTCCAGCCGCGGAGCTAGGCCAACCGCCCGCTAGCGAGCCGTCCGCTAACGATGCGCAGGCGATTGGTGCTGTCGAAACCACGGATCTCCCCGCCAAGGCCCCGGCGAAGAAGCCCTTTGCTCCTCAACCCAAGGAGCAAGCGTTCGGCGGGCTACGTGACGACGCGGGCCGGCAGGCGGAAGACTTTGCCAACCGGCTTCGCAAATTGGCGCGGCACCTGAGGAAGTGGCCCACCAAGCGCGGCATCACCTGCTACCGGCTCTACGACCGGGACGTGCCCGAGATCCCGCTCGCCGTGGACCGCTACGAAGACGCGCTGCACATTGCCGAGTACGAGCGGCCCCACGACCGCACGCCGGCCGAGCACGCCGACTGGCTCGACCACATGGTGCGCACGGCGGCCGACGCCCTGGAGACGCCGCGCGAGTTGGTCTACCTCAAACGCCGCGCCCGTCAGAGGGGCGACGACCAATACACCAAGTTCGCCGAGCGGGGCGTCGTCAAGCTCGTCGGCGAGGCGGGGCTGCGGTTCCGGGTGAACCTGTCGGACTACTTGGACACCGGGCTGTTCCTCGACCACCGCGTGACGCGCGGCATGGTCCGCGACGCGGCCGACGGCAAACGCTTCCTGAACCTGTTCGGCTACACCGGCTCGTTCACCACGTACGCCGCCGCCGGGGGCGCCACAGAGACGACCACGGTCGACCTGTCGCAGAATTATCTCGATTGGGGGCAGGAGAACCTCAGGCTCAACAAGTTGACCGGCCCGCAGCACAAGTTCGTCCGCGAGGACGGCCGGGCGTTCGTCGAGTCGTTGCCCGAAGAGCCGCTCTACGACCTGGCGGTGGTCGACCCCCCGACGTTCTCCAACAGCAAGCGGCTCGACGACGACTGGGACGTGCAGCAGCACGCCGCGCCGCTGCTCTCGTCGCTGGCCCGGAGGATGGCGCCGGGCGGGGTGATCTACTTCTCCACTAACTTCCGGCGGTTCAAACTTTACGAAGACGCCCTCGGCGGCCTGTCGGCCCACGAGATCAGCCGCCAGACCGTGCCGGAGGACTTTCGCAACAAGCGGATCCACCGCTGCTGGGTGCTGCGGAAGCAAGATTCTCAATAA
- a CDS encoding DUF2608 domain-containing protein, translated as MTPAPRPEAWTETTPVQVRRTLRGVVLVFALAWSLLATPVGASDCFETKDFAAPIEQVELYIAEHGADNVLLVVDIDNTMLSMAQDLGSDQWFEWQSYLLKHEPDSPELAATDFDGLLEAQGLLFTLGKMRPPQSTQPALIKRVQEQGVRTLVLTSRGDDFRAATIRELVANGYDFPETAVTPATPKAGPYAPYDPKAPMAAGLTQEEFEGFGLGQPRPVSYADGVLMTAGQHKGAMLLTMLHQLEKQPEAIVFVDDHGRHVLRVYDALVRRGVEVSTFHYQHEDDRVARFRYSDKRDVVNRWRRLHDVLAEVFEAPEASNPTLGPAAASSSAGAATAR; from the coding sequence ATGACCCCCGCCCCCCGGCCCGAAGCCTGGACCGAAACGACTCCTGTGCAGGTGCGTCGCACTTTGCGTGGCGTCGTCTTGGTGTTTGCGTTGGCTTGGTCTTTGCTGGCGACGCCCGTCGGGGCCTCCGACTGCTTCGAGACCAAGGACTTCGCGGCGCCGATCGAACAGGTCGAGCTCTACATCGCCGAGCATGGCGCCGATAACGTGCTGCTGGTGGTCGACATCGACAACACCATGCTCTCGATGGCCCAGGACCTGGGGAGTGATCAATGGTTCGAGTGGCAGTCGTACTTGCTCAAGCACGAGCCGGATTCGCCCGAACTGGCGGCGACTGACTTCGACGGGCTGCTCGAGGCCCAGGGGCTGCTGTTCACGCTCGGCAAGATGCGCCCGCCGCAGAGCACGCAGCCCGCGCTGATCAAGCGGGTGCAAGAGCAGGGAGTGCGGACGCTCGTGCTCACGTCGCGTGGCGACGACTTCCGGGCGGCGACCATTCGCGAGCTCGTGGCCAACGGCTACGACTTCCCCGAGACCGCCGTGACGCCGGCGACGCCCAAGGCGGGGCCTTACGCGCCGTACGACCCCAAGGCGCCGATGGCGGCGGGGCTGACCCAAGAAGAGTTCGAGGGATTCGGCCTCGGCCAGCCGCGACCGGTGAGCTACGCCGACGGCGTGCTGATGACCGCCGGCCAGCACAAGGGGGCGATGCTGCTCACGATGCTCCACCAACTAGAGAAACAGCCCGAGGCGATCGTGTTCGTCGACGACCACGGCCGCCACGTGTTGCGGGTGTACGACGCCCTCGTGCGGCGGGGCGTCGAGGTCTCGACTTTCCACTACCAGCACGAGGACGACCGTGTCGCCCGGTTCCGCTACAGCGACAAGCGCGATGTGGTGAACCGCTGGCGGCGTTTGCACGATGTGCTCGCCGAGGTGTTCGAGGCGCCCGAAGCATCGAATCCGACTCTCGGCCCCGCGGCCGCCTCTTCCTCGGCCGGCGCCGCGACCGCGCGTTGA
- a CDS encoding nucleoside deaminase, with product MDPFLAAALEEARLGLAEGGIPIGSVLVIDGQIAGRGHNRRVQQGSAVLHAEMDALENAGRLTAADYARSTLYSTLSPCDMCSGAALLYGVPRVVVGENRTFQGPEDYVRSRGVELEIVDDPECVELMRRFIAEKPELWNEDIGV from the coding sequence ATGGACCCCTTCCTCGCCGCCGCCCTCGAAGAGGCCCGCCTGGGGTTAGCCGAAGGGGGAATCCCCATCGGCTCGGTGCTGGTGATTGACGGCCAGATCGCCGGCCGAGGGCACAACCGCCGCGTGCAGCAAGGCAGCGCCGTGCTGCACGCCGAGATGGACGCCCTGGAGAACGCCGGCCGGCTCACCGCGGCCGATTACGCGCGATCGACCCTCTACTCCACCCTGTCGCCCTGCGACATGTGCAGCGGCGCCGCCCTGCTCTACGGCGTGCCGCGTGTGGTGGTGGGCGAGAACCGCACGTTCCAGGGCCCCGAAGACTACGTCCGCTCGCGCGGCGTGGAGCTCGAGATCGTCGACGACCCGGAGTGCGTGGAGCTGATGCGCCGATTCATCGCCGAGAAGCCGGAGCTATGGAACGAAGACATCGGGGTTTGA
- a CDS encoding TraR/DksA C4-type zinc finger protein, producing the protein MLSRELSCKACGWRTVCGLPDLISRLRLVGVLRRAAEPAAGLVAELLPDAVGRMTCPRCKEIGLTAAEVEPDDDADDWLAAVLCERCRKPIPPERLEALPGAKRCVACQGESEAPGDDDALEPDFCPKCGALVELRVSRGGGLTRYRQFCTAGCRI; encoded by the coding sequence ATGCTATCGCGTGAACTCTCCTGCAAGGCGTGCGGCTGGCGCACCGTTTGTGGCCTGCCCGACCTCATCAGCCGCCTGCGACTGGTCGGCGTGCTGCGCCGTGCGGCGGAGCCGGCCGCGGGGCTCGTGGCCGAGTTGCTTCCCGACGCGGTCGGCCGGATGACCTGCCCGCGGTGCAAGGAGATCGGGCTCACGGCCGCCGAGGTCGAGCCCGATGACGACGCGGACGACTGGCTCGCCGCCGTGCTCTGCGAGCGGTGCCGCAAGCCGATCCCGCCCGAGCGCCTCGAGGCGTTGCCCGGCGCCAAGCGGTGCGTCGCCTGCCAGGGCGAGAGCGAGGCGCCCGGCGACGACGACGCGCTAGAGCCCGATTTCTGCCCCAAGTGCGGCGCTCTGGTCGAGCTGCGCGTGAGCCGCGGCGGCGGCCTCACCCGCTACCGCCAGTTCTGCACAGCCGGCTGCCGGATCTAG
- a CDS encoding beta strand repeat-containing protein, with product MSLRLFACLATIALATAASAQDAPMASGAVVGGPSGYSSSGMTYVPSTGDHIRARYNTQSYAQELGNLDIGTMRTWEYGDGMLFFDGQMTLNDESRVGYNVGGGYRWMTLPMFPNSPDDAKIAGLSIWADGSSTGGSNFFPQIGLSAELLGDKLDFRANAYIPVGPRTQTRDFSPTGELSYSGNFLGIETMGVRDTALNVGEFEIARRVGNLEAWGFAGGYGLSGGDYDAMGGKIGLRGYATPDLALQLALTNDDEFDTNAVFSLTWFIGRTRTDNMPNGTLEDRFREPVIRNDYVATAQDRVMAVEGLLMNADNEEFRIVHVDSTAGAGGDGTFENPYGSLAEADAGSMSDDIILAHAGSAFANDQITLQEGQRLLGEGLYTNLAGVQANVEHTITDGDGETFTLPETATNAFATAAPTVDNTGMAITAITLGDGNEVNNFNITGGTTAVGSAAYPGGGGDPTIRNLVASSTTGNGIDLNSFLRTDPDSLVQSIEFNVLLDEIQMSDIGGIGIAINGNEDGDTSGSILRNESIAISNVGITGGAGVGMDIRNTDDDTITTIDNYEYDGGTTGLGAMAFTNIDGPAISTNVVVTNSTLTGGATGGVATGVAINSSAGNFSFDGTNSITNLNGTTFAITGDGGSTVVEGDVTVGADITNSDGLVAEISDLNSGTTDISFTGDIVSDNGGEGISVHTNRNASVAFSGDVSLGATTQLTGVGVDLDDNGAAANADAASVNFTGGLAIRTNGATGFQATGGGTVGVAGDANTINSATGIGLDLGGAAVNDAVAIDATNGLNFDSVSANNAANGIRLRNVTGGAIAIGADDATGAEGGTIGSTTGAGVLAHNVADATFNGVTVTSSATNAFEVTSDNTDAMAVTINDSTVNSATGAGLRIDGTAANADNMTIAATNLSIGPAAPGPANGVSIANFGSSSTADFNNVDIANTTGDSLVITDNEGDIDFDSDSSITNTAAGARVVNITDQAGGTINIVASVDDTTGTGAGINVSGGTGGTTIFRGATTLTTTAATPAVNLNNTGPHSTQFLMDSTSPLEIDSTNGVGFMSQGTGSVVVAGEANTITSANAAALSMTDSAVGSGGVNFFTVDSTGAANGVVINGTTGTEAIALGNDTTASTLSSTAAAISVTNASNVDLLNFDASTTGATAIAVTGGADSSNVELTAVRTGAGEDMTVTHAGAGALTVTVNDEDTAGDSTIENDLVVSRTGTGNLTVNLDDVNVNGEVTNTLSGAGDYTLNTGGSTAIVGDVTTTYSGGGAGDVTLAIDDTTIGGNLTSSHDGSGDLTHLITGATTTITGNFDAEHTGTGDLTNTVNAATISGTYTAEQSGAGGGDVSNLLTNANINGAFSTSVSNAASTGALTTTSTGTDFGAAYSTTQSGNGGHTSSLTGGTVVGNQTAAHTGGALTYTLNNVTSSGSLTMTRSGNGASNVQLVNGSLAMNVDIDAVGSGQFDFLADNIDIGDNALATTALDISLAGTLDENDISITNSTLTAGDASALNLAFAGSNQDVRFELSNTDVTRNAGAAGDIGVIATSSTARLDATVIGSNVFSGVGAAAFQIANNSAGSEIMLNLDGASASGTGTIDLVNTSATPADFSILAEDDAGVDVNNRNNGDVTFEGAFPGNVADFLLDPDLDVTAPQN from the coding sequence GTGAGCCTCCGCCTTTTCGCTTGCCTCGCTACGATCGCCTTGGCGACCGCGGCGTCGGCGCAAGACGCCCCGATGGCCAGCGGCGCCGTGGTCGGCGGCCCGAGCGGTTACAGCTCGTCGGGGATGACGTACGTGCCCTCGACCGGCGATCACATCCGCGCCCGGTACAACACGCAGAGCTACGCCCAGGAGCTCGGCAACCTCGACATCGGCACGATGCGGACCTGGGAGTACGGCGACGGCATGCTGTTCTTCGACGGGCAGATGACGCTCAACGACGAGTCGCGGGTCGGTTACAACGTCGGCGGCGGCTACCGCTGGATGACGCTCCCCATGTTCCCCAACAGCCCGGACGACGCCAAGATCGCCGGCCTGAGCATCTGGGCCGACGGCTCCTCGACCGGCGGCTCGAACTTCTTCCCGCAGATCGGCCTCTCCGCCGAGCTGCTCGGCGACAAGCTCGATTTCCGCGCAAACGCCTACATCCCGGTCGGGCCTCGCACCCAAACCCGCGACTTCAGTCCCACCGGTGAGCTGAGCTACTCGGGCAACTTCCTCGGCATCGAGACGATGGGCGTCCGCGACACCGCGCTCAACGTGGGCGAGTTCGAGATCGCCCGCCGCGTGGGCAACCTCGAGGCTTGGGGCTTCGCCGGCGGCTACGGGCTCTCGGGCGGCGACTACGACGCGATGGGCGGCAAGATCGGCCTACGCGGCTACGCCACGCCCGACCTCGCGTTGCAGCTGGCCCTGACGAACGACGACGAGTTCGACACGAACGCCGTGTTCAGCCTCACCTGGTTCATCGGACGCACCCGCACCGACAACATGCCCAACGGCACGCTCGAGGACCGCTTCCGCGAACCGGTCATCCGCAACGACTACGTGGCCACGGCCCAAGACAGGGTCATGGCCGTCGAAGGCTTGCTGATGAACGCCGACAACGAGGAGTTCCGCATCGTCCACGTCGACTCGACGGCGGGCGCCGGCGGCGACGGCACGTTCGAGAACCCGTACGGCAGCCTCGCCGAGGCGGACGCCGGCAGCATGTCCGACGACATCATCCTGGCGCACGCCGGTTCGGCCTTCGCCAACGACCAGATCACGCTGCAAGAGGGGCAACGCCTGCTGGGCGAGGGCCTCTACACGAACCTCGCCGGCGTCCAGGCCAACGTGGAGCACACCATCACCGACGGCGATGGCGAGACCTTCACCTTGCCCGAGACCGCCACGAACGCCTTCGCCACCGCGGCGCCGACCGTCGACAACACCGGCATGGCGATCACCGCCATCACGCTGGGCGACGGCAACGAGGTCAACAATTTCAACATCACCGGCGGCACGACCGCGGTCGGCTCGGCCGCCTACCCGGGCGGCGGCGGCGACCCGACCATCAGGAACCTCGTCGCTTCGAGCACGACCGGCAACGGCATCGACCTGAACTCGTTCCTGCGGACCGACCCCGACTCGTTGGTCCAGTCGATCGAGTTCAACGTGCTGCTCGACGAGATCCAGATGAGCGACATCGGCGGAATCGGCATCGCCATCAACGGCAACGAGGACGGCGACACGAGCGGCTCGATCCTGCGGAACGAGAGCATCGCGATCTCGAACGTCGGGATCACGGGCGGCGCCGGCGTGGGCATGGACATCCGCAACACCGACGACGACACGATCACAACGATCGACAACTACGAGTACGACGGCGGGACGACCGGCCTGGGCGCCATGGCGTTCACGAACATCGACGGGCCCGCTATCAGCACAAACGTGGTCGTGACGAACAGCACGCTGACGGGCGGCGCCACGGGCGGCGTGGCCACCGGTGTGGCGATCAACTCCTCGGCGGGCAACTTCAGCTTCGACGGCACGAACTCGATCACGAACCTGAATGGCACGACCTTCGCCATCACCGGCGACGGCGGGTCGACAGTCGTCGAGGGCGACGTCACGGTCGGCGCCGACATCACGAACAGCGACGGCCTCGTGGCCGAGATCAGCGACCTCAATAGCGGCACCACGGACATCTCGTTCACGGGTGACATCGTGAGCGACAACGGCGGCGAGGGGATTAGCGTCCACACGAACCGCAACGCGAGCGTCGCGTTCTCGGGCGACGTGTCGCTCGGCGCCACCACGCAGCTGACCGGCGTGGGCGTCGACCTGGACGACAACGGCGCCGCGGCGAACGCCGACGCCGCCTCGGTCAACTTCACCGGCGGGCTGGCCATTCGCACGAACGGCGCCACCGGCTTCCAGGCCACGGGCGGCGGCACGGTGGGCGTGGCGGGCGACGCCAACACGATCAACTCCGCGACGGGCATCGGCCTCGACCTCGGCGGCGCGGCGGTCAACGACGCCGTGGCGATCGACGCGACCAACGGCCTGAACTTCGACTCGGTCAGCGCGAACAACGCCGCCAACGGCATCCGCCTGCGGAACGTGACCGGCGGCGCCATCGCGATCGGCGCCGACGACGCCACCGGCGCCGAGGGCGGCACGATCGGTTCGACCACCGGGGCCGGCGTGCTGGCCCACAACGTGGCCGACGCCACCTTCAACGGGGTGACCGTCACTTCCTCGGCGACCAACGCCTTCGAGGTCACCAGCGACAACACCGACGCGATGGCGGTGACCATCAACGACTCGACCGTCAACAGCGCGACGGGCGCCGGCTTGCGGATCGACGGCACGGCCGCCAACGCCGACAACATGACCATCGCCGCCACGAACCTGTCGATCGGCCCGGCGGCCCCGGGGCCGGCCAACGGCGTCTCGATCGCCAACTTCGGCTCGAGCAGCACGGCCGACTTCAACAACGTCGACATCGCGAACACGACGGGCGACAGCCTCGTGATCACGGACAACGAGGGCGACATCGACTTCGATTCCGACTCGTCGATCACCAACACCGCCGCTGGGGCCCGCGTCGTCAACATCACGGACCAAGCGGGAGGCACGATCAACATCGTCGCCTCGGTGGACGACACCACCGGGACGGGCGCCGGCATCAATGTCTCGGGCGGCACGGGAGGCACGACGATCTTCCGCGGCGCCACCACGCTCACCACCACCGCGGCAACGCCGGCGGTGAACCTCAACAACACGGGGCCGCACTCCACGCAGTTCCTGATGGACTCGACAAGCCCGCTGGAGATCGACAGCACCAACGGCGTCGGCTTCATGTCGCAGGGCACGGGCTCGGTCGTGGTCGCCGGCGAGGCGAACACGATCACCTCGGCGAACGCGGCCGCCCTGAGCATGACCGATTCGGCGGTTGGATCGGGCGGCGTGAACTTCTTCACGGTCGACTCGACCGGCGCCGCCAACGGCGTCGTGATCAACGGCACGACCGGCACGGAAGCGATCGCTCTGGGCAACGACACGACGGCGAGCACGCTGAGCTCAACCGCCGCGGCGATCAGCGTGACGAACGCCTCGAACGTCGACCTGCTCAACTTCGACGCCAGCACGACCGGCGCCACGGCGATCGCTGTGACCGGCGGCGCCGACTCGTCGAACGTCGAGCTCACCGCGGTCCGCACCGGAGCCGGCGAGGACATGACCGTCACCCACGCCGGGGCGGGCGCCCTGACGGTGACCGTCAACGACGAAGACACCGCGGGCGACTCGACGATCGAGAACGATCTGGTTGTCAGCCGCACCGGCACGGGCAACCTGACCGTCAACCTCGACGACGTGAACGTCAACGGCGAGGTGACCAACACGCTCTCGGGCGCCGGCGACTACACCCTGAACACCGGCGGCTCGACCGCGATCGTCGGCGACGTGACCACCACCTACTCCGGAGGCGGAGCGGGCGACGTGACCCTGGCGATCGACGACACGACGATCGGCGGCAACCTCACGAGCTCGCACGACGGGTCGGGCGACCTGACGCACCTGATCACGGGCGCCACGACCACGATCACGGGCAACTTCGACGCCGAGCACACCGGCACGGGCGACCTGACGAACACCGTCAACGCCGCCACGATCAGCGGGACCTACACCGCCGAACAGAGCGGCGCCGGCGGGGGCGACGTGTCGAATCTGCTCACCAACGCGAACATCAACGGTGCGTTCAGCACGTCGGTCTCCAACGCCGCAAGCACGGGCGCCCTGACGACCACCAGCACCGGAACCGACTTCGGCGCCGCCTACTCGACCACCCAAAGCGGCAACGGCGGGCACACGAGCTCGCTCACGGGTGGCACGGTGGTCGGCAACCAAACCGCCGCACACACCGGCGGGGCGCTCACCTACACCCTCAACAACGTCACCTCCTCGGGCAGCCTGACGATGACGCGTTCCGGCAACGGGGCGTCGAACGTCCAGCTGGTGAACGGTTCGCTGGCTATGAACGTCGACATCGACGCGGTCGGCAGCGGTCAGTTCGACTTCCTCGCCGACAACATCGACATCGGCGACAACGCCCTGGCCACGACCGCCCTGGACATCTCGCTGGCGGGCACGCTGGACGAGAACGACATCTCGATCACCAACTCGACCCTCACCGCGGGCGACGCCTCGGCGCTCAACCTCGCCTTTGCGGGCTCGAACCAGGACGTCCGCTTCGAGCTGTCCAACACCGACGTGACAAGAAACGCCGGCGCAGCGGGCGACATCGGCGTGATCGCGACCAGCAGCACGGCTCGACTCGACGCCACGGTTATCGGCTCGAACGTGTTTAGCGGGGTTGGCGCCGCCGCCTTCCAGATCGCCAACAACTCGGCCGGATCCGAGATCATGCTCAACCTCGACGGCGCCAGCGCCTCGGGAACCGGCACGATCGACCTGGTCAACACGAGCGCCACCCCGGCCGACTTCTCGATCCTCGCCGAGGACGATGCCGGTGTGGACGTGAACAACCGCAACAACGGCGACGTGACCTTCGAGGGCGCCTTCCCGGGCAATGTGGCCGACTTCTTGCTCGACCCGGACCTCGACGTCACCGCCCCGCAGAACTGA
- a CDS encoding formyltetrahydrofolate deformylase, giving the protein MQIVITAVGPDNRGLADPIVHSVTSLGANIAEIQMYDHDAESVFSMLTRVEIDPGKLDVVREAMDRVGHDTGLSVRTWTPDITGRKPRLAICVTYRPETPLAVLRAIRDGHIKAEPAVMISNRSKLRGVAEQFDVPWRQIGDASGDPDDGKLLEICDELGVDYIVLARYMRVLPAASCWSYAGGRIINLHHGLLPSFPGIRPYHDAHQNRMLTYGATCHFIVPELDAGNQIINQQAFTVAPGVPLDEIVRRGQEDNEPSCLVEGVRRVVEREVSLHFNRVVAGGG; this is encoded by the coding sequence ATGCAGATCGTCATCACCGCCGTTGGACCCGACAACCGAGGTTTGGCGGACCCGATCGTGCACTCGGTCACGAGTCTCGGCGCCAACATCGCCGAGATCCAGATGTACGACCACGACGCGGAGTCGGTGTTCTCGATGCTCACGCGCGTGGAGATCGATCCCGGCAAGCTCGACGTCGTCCGCGAGGCGATGGACCGCGTCGGCCACGACACCGGCCTGTCGGTGAGGACCTGGACCCCCGACATCACGGGCCGCAAGCCCCGGCTCGCGATCTGTGTGACCTACCGCCCGGAGACGCCGCTCGCCGTGCTGCGGGCGATCCGCGACGGGCACATCAAGGCGGAACCCGCCGTGATGATCAGCAACCGCAGCAAGCTGCGCGGCGTGGCCGAGCAGTTCGACGTGCCGTGGCGGCAGATCGGCGACGCGAGCGGCGACCCGGACGACGGCAAGCTGCTCGAGATCTGCGATGAGCTCGGTGTGGATTACATCGTGCTGGCGCGCTACATGCGCGTGTTGCCCGCCGCAAGCTGCTGGAGCTACGCCGGCGGCCGCATCATCAACCTGCACCACGGGCTGCTGCCGAGCTTCCCCGGCATCCGTCCTTACCACGACGCGCACCAGAACCGCATGCTCACCTACGGGGCGACGTGCCATTTCATCGTGCCGGAGCTCGACGCGGGCAACCAGATCATCAACCAGCAGGCGTTCACCGTGGCGCCGGGCGTGCCGCTCGACGAGATCGTCCGTCGCGGCCAAGAAGACAACGAGCCGAGCTGCCTGGTCGAGGGCGTGCGGCGTGTGGTCGAGCGCGAGGTGAGCCTGCACTTCAACCGCGTCGTTGCCGGCGGCGGTTGA